A section of the Pseudomonas prosekii genome encodes:
- the fecA gene encoding TonB-dependent Fe(3+) dicitrate receptor FecA: MPSTRLTPLARTVRQLLLGASLTLAAITAAQAADAKPYHIAPMSLENALNQFGREAGVLISFGSQVTSGVKSRGLEGNFTTEQGLNALLEGTGLQARAEGDNAFSLQPVEQAAALELGTSTVVGDWLGDAAQINVFEHPGARDVIRREEFERQGATQAKDVLNRIPGVNAPDNNGTGSHDMALNFGIRGLNPRLASRSTVLMDGIPVPFAPYGQPQLSFAPISMGNMDAVDVVRGGGAVRYGPQNVGGVVNFVTRAIPDEPTVKGGFQTETAPSSSHDGFKTTGNLLAGGTADNGLGGAILYSGTRGGDWREHSDTQIDDLILKGKYQLDDANSFNAMAQYYEGKAEMPGGLNVADYDADPYQSTRPKDQFWGRRTMFNFGYRYQQDRREFTANTFFTKTLRSGYLDQGTFLSLSPREYWVRGLETRFAQGFDLGPTSHEVGVGYRYINEAGHELRYREPIANNTYPTTNSRNDRDTRGGTEANAFFIDDRIDIGKWTITPGIRYEMIESQQNNNLTGVKYKGDYNTALPALNVLYHVTDNWNLYANTEGSFGSVQYSQMPNRVSSGEVKPEKARTWELGTRYDNGALRAEIGAFLINFDNQYESNQTNDSVIARGETRHQGIESSINYALDDLSPALAGFDVYATYAYVDATIREDGPNKGNRVPFSSKHKGTIGVGYTEGAWKLNVDSSYQSDQFADNANTSRESADGSTGKIPGYMLFSSRAAYDFGPQLSDLNVAVGVKNIFNHQYFTRSFDDNNKGKYVGEPRTVYVQTSVAF; encoded by the coding sequence ATGCCCTCCACCCGCCTCACTCCGCTGGCCCGTACTGTGCGCCAACTCTTGCTCGGCGCCAGCCTGACCCTGGCGGCAATCACCGCCGCGCAGGCCGCCGACGCCAAGCCGTACCACATCGCGCCGATGTCGCTGGAAAACGCCCTCAATCAATTCGGCCGTGAAGCCGGGGTGTTGATTTCCTTCGGCTCGCAAGTCACCAGCGGCGTGAAAAGCCGTGGCCTGGAAGGCAACTTCACCACCGAACAGGGCTTGAACGCTTTGCTCGAAGGCACCGGCCTGCAAGCTCGGGCCGAGGGCGACAATGCCTTCAGCCTGCAACCGGTGGAGCAAGCGGCGGCGCTGGAGTTGGGCACCTCGACGGTGGTCGGCGACTGGCTCGGCGACGCTGCGCAAATCAACGTCTTCGAGCACCCCGGCGCGCGCGATGTGATCCGTCGCGAAGAGTTCGAGCGCCAAGGCGCAACCCAAGCCAAGGACGTGCTCAACCGTATCCCCGGCGTCAACGCGCCGGACAATAACGGCACCGGCAGCCACGACATGGCGCTGAACTTCGGCATCCGCGGGCTCAACCCGCGCCTGGCTTCGCGCTCGACGGTGTTGATGGACGGCATCCCGGTGCCGTTCGCGCCTTACGGCCAGCCGCAGTTGTCGTTCGCGCCGATCAGCATGGGCAACATGGACGCGGTGGACGTGGTGCGTGGCGGCGGCGCCGTGCGTTATGGCCCGCAGAACGTCGGCGGCGTGGTCAACTTCGTCACTCGCGCGATTCCCGATGAGCCGACGGTCAAGGGTGGTTTTCAAACTGAAACCGCTCCTTCGTCGAGCCACGACGGCTTCAAAACCACCGGCAACCTGCTGGCCGGCGGCACCGCCGACAACGGTTTGGGCGGCGCGATTCTGTATTCCGGCACCCGCGGCGGCGACTGGCGCGAACACAGCGATACGCAAATCGACGACTTGATCCTCAAGGGCAAATACCAACTCGACGACGCCAACAGCTTCAACGCGATGGCGCAGTATTACGAAGGCAAGGCCGAGATGCCCGGCGGCCTCAATGTCGCCGATTACGATGCCGATCCGTACCAGTCCACGCGCCCGAAAGATCAGTTCTGGGGCCGCCGCACGATGTTCAATTTCGGCTATCGCTATCAGCAAGATCGCCGCGAATTCACCGCCAACACCTTTTTCACCAAAACCCTGCGCAGCGGTTATCTGGATCAGGGCACGTTCCTCTCGCTGTCGCCGCGCGAGTATTGGGTGCGTGGTCTGGAAACCCGTTTCGCCCAGGGTTTCGACCTCGGCCCGACCAGCCATGAAGTCGGCGTCGGCTACCGCTACATCAACGAGGCCGGCCATGAATTGCGTTATCGCGAGCCGATTGCCAACAACACCTATCCGACCACCAACAGTCGCAACGACCGTGACACCCGTGGCGGCACCGAGGCCAATGCGTTTTTCATCGATGACCGGATCGACATCGGCAAGTGGACCATCACGCCGGGGATTCGCTACGAGATGATCGAATCGCAGCAAAACAACAACCTCACCGGCGTGAAGTACAAGGGTGACTACAACACCGCGTTGCCGGCGCTGAACGTGCTTTATCACGTCACCGACAACTGGAACCTCTACGCCAACACCGAAGGTTCGTTCGGCAGCGTGCAATACAGCCAGATGCCCAACCGCGTGAGCAGCGGCGAAGTAAAACCGGAAAAGGCCCGCACCTGGGAACTCGGCACGCGCTATGACAACGGCGCGTTGCGCGCGGAAATCGGCGCGTTCCTGATCAACTTCGACAACCAGTACGAAAGCAACCAGACCAACGATTCGGTAATCGCTCGCGGTGAAACGCGCCATCAAGGTATCGAAAGCAGCATCAACTATGCGCTCGACGACTTGAGTCCGGCGCTGGCCGGTTTTGATGTCTACGCCACTTACGCCTATGTCGACGCGACTATTCGCGAAGACGGTCCGAACAAGGGCAACCGTGTACCGTTCTCGTCGAAACACAAAGGCACGATTGGCGTCGGTTACACCGAAGGCGCGTGGAAATTGAACGTCGACAGCAGCTATCAGAGCGACCAGTTCGCCGACAACGCCAATACCTCGCGCGAAAGTGCCGATGGCAGCACCGGCAAGATCCCGGGGTATATGCTGTTCAGCAGCCGCGCGGCGTATGACTTCGGGCCGCAGTTGTCGGACCTGAATGTGGCGGTGGGCGTGAAAAACATCTTCAACCACCAATACTTCACCCGCTCGTTTGATGACAACAACAAGGGCAAGTATGTCGGCGAGCCGCGCACGGTGTATGTGCAGACTTCGGTCGCGTTCTAA
- a CDS encoding FecR family protein: protein MNHAQRVTPTPAQEQAAFAWLSLLHDQPSSGDQLTFSHWLQADPAHAEAYAQAQVIWELSEAPARTLADEDTVALQGYLNAMNNSRRSSVRRWAGALAMAACLVLMIGVGAGWQPLRWADDLGADYVSAPGQIRTITLADQTQVTLDADSAIAVDFSRGERHVELRRGAGFFNVTHTGEPFVVDAEKGQARVLGTQFEVRLQAHGARVTVLSGRVGVTAERNAQQQILTAGQQVAYGEGAAEKLQTVDSDAQLAWRQGWLNYYKASLAEVVEDLRRYYPGRILLLNDELAARRVSGSFPSKDPQAVLSSLQGVLGFEQREVLGQIIILR from the coding sequence GTGAACCACGCCCAACGCGTCACCCCGACGCCCGCTCAGGAACAGGCGGCTTTTGCTTGGTTGAGTCTGTTGCATGATCAGCCGAGCAGCGGCGATCAGCTGACGTTCAGCCATTGGTTGCAGGCCGATCCGGCACACGCCGAAGCGTACGCGCAGGCGCAAGTGATCTGGGAATTGAGCGAAGCGCCGGCGCGCACGCTGGCCGACGAAGACACCGTGGCGCTGCAGGGTTATCTCAACGCGATGAACAATTCGCGGCGCTCCAGCGTGCGGCGCTGGGCCGGGGCGTTGGCGATGGCCGCGTGTCTGGTGCTGATGATCGGCGTTGGCGCGGGGTGGCAACCGCTGCGCTGGGCGGATGATCTGGGCGCCGATTACGTCTCGGCACCGGGACAAATTCGCACGATCACGCTGGCCGATCAAACCCAGGTCACGCTCGATGCCGACAGCGCGATTGCGGTGGATTTCAGCCGCGGCGAACGCCACGTCGAGCTGCGCCGCGGCGCCGGATTTTTCAACGTGACGCACACCGGCGAACCGTTTGTAGTGGATGCTGAAAAGGGCCAGGCGCGGGTGCTCGGCACGCAATTCGAAGTGCGCCTGCAAGCGCATGGCGCGCGGGTTACGGTGTTGTCCGGACGGGTCGGAGTGACGGCGGAGCGCAATGCGCAGCAGCAGATTTTGACGGCGGGTCAGCAGGTCGCCTATGGCGAAGGTGCGGCGGAAAAGTTGCAGACGGTCGACAGCGACGCGCAACTGGCGTGGCGCCAGGGTTGGCTGAATTACTACAAGGCGAGCCTGGCCGAGGTGGTCGAGGATTTGCGCCGGTATTACCCAGGGCGGATTTTGTTGCTCAACGATGAGCTAGCGGCGCGGCGGGTCAGTGGGAGTTTTCCGAGCAAGGACCCGCAAGCGGTGTTGAGTTCGTTGCAGGGCGTTTTGGGATTTGAGCAGCGCGAAGTTTTGGGGCAAATCATTATTTTGCGGTGA
- a CDS encoding FecR domain-containing protein — translation MNGAQDFPAQVAERAVHWLMEMQQGPLSPRQQHAWQQWHDAHSEHQRAWEHIQRVNQRLRGLSSPLAHAALNAPKSTSRRQALKLLLILGAGSALTWGMREHIPLTPLLADYRSPVGQRRKIPLGNGSQLQLNTASAVDVREGGLIRLLEGELLLSAAQAFRVQTAQGVLSTQGARLNVRQFADRTQVAVFQGRVELTPEGGAPTLLQTARQLSFGPRGIGNPQPLDANSGAWADGMLVAAHMRLGDFLDELGRYRRGQLNCAAEVADLLISGTYPLDDSERILQLLEISLPVKVKRFTRYWVTVEARV, via the coding sequence ATGAACGGCGCGCAGGATTTTCCCGCGCAGGTCGCCGAGCGTGCCGTGCACTGGTTGATGGAAATGCAGCAAGGCCCGTTGAGCCCGCGCCAGCAACACGCCTGGCAACAATGGCACGACGCGCACAGCGAGCATCAACGCGCGTGGGAGCATATTCAGCGCGTCAATCAGCGCCTGCGCGGTTTGTCCTCGCCGCTGGCTCACGCGGCACTTAATGCGCCGAAATCCACCAGTCGTCGTCAGGCGTTGAAGCTGCTGCTGATTCTCGGCGCCGGTTCGGCGCTGACCTGGGGCATGCGCGAGCACATTCCGTTGACGCCGTTGCTGGCCGACTATCGCAGCCCGGTTGGCCAGCGCCGCAAAATACCGCTGGGCAATGGCAGCCAGTTGCAGCTCAACACCGCGAGCGCCGTGGATGTGCGCGAGGGTGGTTTGATTCGGTTGCTGGAGGGCGAGTTGCTGCTGAGCGCCGCGCAGGCGTTTCGAGTGCAGACCGCACAAGGCGTGTTGAGCACGCAAGGCGCGCGGCTGAATGTCCGGCAATTTGCCGATCGCACCCAGGTTGCGGTTTTTCAAGGGCGTGTCGAATTGACGCCCGAGGGCGGTGCGCCGACGCTGCTGCAAACTGCGCGACAGCTGAGTTTCGGCCCGCGCGGCATCGGCAATCCGCAGCCGCTGGATGCCAACAGCGGCGCCTGGGCTGACGGCATGCTGGTGGCGGCGCACATGCGTCTGGGGGATTTTCTCGATGAGCTGGGACGTTACCGTCGCGGCCAATTGAATTGCGCTGCTGAAGTCGCCGACCTGTTGATTTCCGGGACCTATCCACTGGATGACAGCGAACGGATTCTGCAATTGCTGGAAATCAGCTTGCCGGTGAAGGTCAAGCGCTTTACCCGGTATTGGGTGACGGTAGAAGCCCGCGTCTGA
- a CDS encoding DMT family transporter: MNLSLYLLTVLIWGTTWIALKLQLGVVAIPVSIVYRFGLAALVLFVMLLLSRRLQVMNRRGHLICLAQGLCLFCINFMCFLTASQWIPSGLVAVVFSTATLWNALNARVFFGQRIARNVLMGGALGLFGLGLLFWPELAGHTASPQTLLGLALALLGTLCFSAGNMLSSLQQKAGLKPLTTNAWGMAYGAAMLTVWCLVKGIPFDIEWNARYLGSLLYLVIPGSVIGFTAYLTLVGRMGPERAAYCTVLFPVVALNVSAYAEGYQWTAPALFGLVLVMLGNVLVFRKPKPPLILNDGNSNSNGKLA; this comes from the coding sequence ATGAACCTTTCCCTCTACCTGCTCACCGTGCTGATCTGGGGCACCACGTGGATTGCCTTGAAACTGCAACTGGGCGTGGTGGCGATTCCGGTGTCGATCGTTTATCGCTTCGGCCTCGCGGCGCTGGTGCTGTTTGTAATGTTGCTGCTGAGCCGGCGCCTGCAAGTGATGAACCGGCGCGGGCACTTGATTTGCCTGGCGCAGGGCTTGTGCCTGTTCTGCATCAATTTCATGTGTTTCCTCACCGCGAGCCAGTGGATCCCCAGCGGGCTGGTCGCCGTGGTGTTTTCCACCGCAACGCTATGGAACGCGCTGAATGCGCGGGTGTTTTTCGGCCAGCGGATCGCCCGCAACGTTTTGATGGGCGGTGCGCTGGGGTTGTTTGGGCTGGGGCTGTTGTTCTGGCCGGAGCTGGCCGGGCACACCGCCAGCCCGCAAACCTTGCTGGGTCTGGCGCTGGCGCTGCTCGGAACTCTGTGTTTCTCGGCCGGCAATATGCTTTCGAGCCTGCAACAGAAAGCCGGGCTCAAACCCTTGACCACCAACGCCTGGGGCATGGCTTACGGCGCAGCGATGCTGACCGTCTGGTGCCTGGTCAAAGGCATCCCGTTCGACATCGAATGGAATGCACGCTACCTCGGCTCGTTGCTGTACCTGGTGATCCCCGGCTCGGTGATCGGTTTCACCGCCTACCTGACGCTGGTCGGGCGCATGGGCCCGGAGCGCGCGGCGTATTGCACCGTGTTGTTCCCAGTGGTCGCACTAAATGTCTCGGCCTATGCCGAAGGCTATCAATGGACCGCGCCGGCGCTGTTCGGGCTGGTGTTGGTGATGCTCGGCAACGTGCTGGTGTTTCGTAAACCGAAACCGCCGCTCATCCTTAACGACGGCAACAGCAACAGCAACGGCAAGCTGGCTTGA
- a CDS encoding HPF/RaiA family ribosome-associated protein: protein MQIQVNSDNHIQSSIRLEEWVRTTIESTLERYEEDLTRIEVHLRDENGDKPGPHDKRCQLEARPKGHQPISVTHKADTLELAIDGAAEKLEHALEHLFGKLRGKPRAAIEPFERVAADALLEDEFLENEQAAQNG from the coding sequence ATGCAAATCCAAGTCAACAGTGATAACCATATTCAAAGCAGCATCCGACTGGAGGAGTGGGTACGTACTACCATTGAGAGCACGCTCGAACGTTATGAAGAGGACCTGACCCGCATCGAGGTCCATTTGCGGGACGAAAACGGCGACAAGCCCGGCCCACATGACAAACGCTGCCAACTGGAAGCGCGGCCTAAAGGCCACCAACCGATTTCTGTGACCCATAAAGCCGATACCCTGGAACTGGCCATCGACGGGGCGGCCGAGAAACTTGAACACGCGCTTGAGCATTTGTTCGGCAAACTGCGGGGCAAGCCACGTGCCGCTATTGAGCCGTTCGAGCGAGTTGCAGCCGATGCGCTGCTGGAAGACGAGTTTCTGGAGAACGAACAGGCCGCACAAAACGGCTGA
- a CDS encoding DUF3325 domain-containing protein, with translation MLLALLLCYGGFTALCLSMDRHHADLLGRKPTARRRQVMRVGGWLLLTLSLWAGVSANGWGLGLVEWFAVLMFSALLLVLLLPYRPRLALSLAALGLIASPVCAVLT, from the coding sequence ATGCTGTTGGCTCTTTTGCTCTGCTACGGCGGTTTCACCGCGCTGTGTTTATCGATGGATCGTCATCACGCTGACCTGCTTGGGCGCAAACCCACCGCTCGGCGCCGCCAAGTCATGCGCGTCGGCGGCTGGCTGTTGCTGACCTTGTCGCTGTGGGCCGGCGTGTCCGCCAATGGCTGGGGCCTGGGTTTGGTGGAATGGTTTGCGGTGCTGATGTTCAGCGCTCTGCTGCTGGTGTTGCTGCTGCCGTATCGCCCGCGTCTGGCGTTGTCGCTGGCGGCGTTGGGTCTGATCGCCAGCCCGGTTTGCGCAGTGTTGACTTGA
- a CDS encoding RNA polymerase sigma factor has translation MIASPPESHDDEHRGARAHFLQVFLSQRSQMEALVSRRVGCRATAADLVQDLFLRFWRRPLVQVEELSTYLLRCAGNIAIDHLRSEGTRVRVNEGWMPDEPDSQASEPQAALEAGNDLRHVEAALRALPERTRQIFLLNRIHGRKYAQIAQAMGLSQSAVEKHMMRALDACKASLREPEPRTPGKAP, from the coding sequence ATGATCGCCAGCCCGCCGGAATCCCACGACGACGAACACCGCGGCGCGCGTGCGCATTTTCTTCAGGTGTTCCTGTCCCAGCGTTCGCAGATGGAAGCGCTGGTCAGTCGGCGGGTTGGCTGCCGGGCGACGGCGGCGGATCTGGTGCAGGATCTGTTCCTGCGATTCTGGCGGCGGCCGCTGGTGCAGGTTGAGGAATTGAGCACCTATTTGCTGCGCTGCGCCGGCAACATCGCCATCGATCATTTGCGCAGCGAAGGCACGCGCGTGCGCGTCAACGAGGGCTGGATGCCGGACGAGCCGGACAGTCAGGCCAGCGAACCGCAAGCCGCGCTGGAGGCGGGCAACGATTTGCGTCACGTCGAAGCGGCGTTGCGCGCGTTGCCCGAGCGCACGCGGCAGATCTTCCTGCTCAACCGCATTCACGGGCGCAAGTATGCGCAGATCGCCCAGGCTATGGGCCTGTCCCAAAGTGCCGTGGAAAAACATATGATGCGCGCCCTCGACGCCTGCAAGGCCAGCCTGCGGGAACCCGAACCGCGCACGCCAGGGAAAGCACCGTGA
- a CDS encoding TonB-dependent siderophore receptor, which produces MKSRAKSGSVKQWFGASALSFSALAMLPLSVALAAETASTQPRTQFNFAMAAKPLPQALSDFSRITGISVVYTDEAPYGLNAPAVSGQMSAEQAMQQLLSGSGFTFRRTDAHTLALEPAPTEGALNLGATTITSVLDQTMSYQPPPTSSVMRSSALLQETPQTINVIPAQVIRDQAPRNLDDALANVSGITQGNTLASTQDSVMTRGFGDNRNGSIMRDGMPVIQGRGMNATVDRVEVLKGPASLLYGIQDPGGVVNMVSKKPELTQYNALTLRGSTYGDGKNGSGGGLDSTGALGDSGLAYRMVLDHEDEDYWRNFGTHRETLVAPSLAWFGENTQLLFSYEHREFLTPFDRGTIIDPRTNHPLDISRKERLDEPFNNMEGRSDLYHFEADHQFNDDWSAHFGYSWNRETYDASQVRVTAIDTNKGTLTRSMDGTQNAISTDRFTTASLEGKVNVLGLQHDLVFGVDDEYRKIYREDLIRQKSLSTFSYVNPVYGREVAGTTVSPADSAQTDQLRSDSVFVQDSIHLTDQWILVAGGRFQEYDQYAGKGVPFKANTDSNGQKWVPRAGLVYRYTDELSFYGSYTESFKPNSTIAPLSGSSVVLDGSVAPEEAKSWEIGARLEMPGRITGNVALFDIKKRNVLIANSEGPTTIYSAAGEVRSRGLEVDVSGQLSDRWSLIGSYAYTDAEVIEDPDYKGKKLQNVAKNSGSLSAVYDFGSIVGGDQLRVGAGARYVGERAGNAVNDFDLPGYTVADAFATYDTKVEGQKVKFQLNVKNLFDRTYYTSAASRFFVSMGDSRQVSLSSTLEF; this is translated from the coding sequence ATGAAGTCCAGGGCAAAGTCGGGTTCGGTCAAACAGTGGTTCGGCGCTTCGGCGCTGAGTTTTTCGGCATTGGCGATGCTGCCGCTGAGCGTCGCGTTGGCTGCTGAAACCGCCAGCACGCAACCGCGTACGCAGTTCAATTTCGCCATGGCCGCCAAGCCGCTGCCGCAGGCCTTGAGTGATTTCAGCCGCATCACCGGCATCAGCGTGGTCTACACCGACGAAGCGCCCTACGGCCTGAATGCGCCAGCGGTCAGCGGGCAAATGAGCGCCGAACAAGCCATGCAGCAATTGCTCAGCGGTTCGGGATTCACCTTCCGCCGCACCGACGCGCACACCCTGGCGCTTGAACCGGCGCCCACCGAAGGCGCACTGAATCTGGGCGCGACCACCATCACTTCGGTGCTCGACCAGACCATGAGCTATCAGCCGCCGCCCACCAGTTCGGTGATGCGCAGCTCGGCGCTGCTGCAGGAAACCCCGCAGACGATCAACGTGATCCCGGCGCAGGTGATCCGCGATCAGGCGCCGCGCAATCTCGATGATGCGCTGGCCAATGTCAGCGGCATCACCCAGGGCAACACGTTGGCCAGCACCCAGGATTCGGTGATGACTCGCGGTTTCGGCGACAACCGCAACGGCTCGATCATGCGCGACGGCATGCCGGTGATTCAGGGCCGTGGGATGAACGCCACCGTTGACCGCGTTGAAGTGCTCAAAGGCCCGGCGTCGCTGCTCTATGGCATTCAGGACCCAGGCGGCGTGGTCAACATGGTCAGCAAGAAACCCGAACTGACGCAATACAACGCGCTGACGTTGCGCGGTTCGACCTACGGCGACGGCAAGAACGGCAGCGGCGGCGGCCTCGACAGCACCGGCGCGCTGGGCGATTCCGGGTTGGCTTACCGCATGGTCCTCGACCACGAAGACGAAGATTACTGGCGCAATTTCGGTACGCACCGCGAGACGTTGGTCGCGCCGTCGCTGGCCTGGTTCGGCGAAAACACCCAGCTGTTGTTCTCCTACGAACACCGCGAATTCCTCACGCCATTCGACCGTGGCACGATCATCGACCCGCGCACCAATCACCCGTTGGACATCTCGCGCAAAGAGCGCCTCGACGAACCGTTCAACAACATGGAAGGGCGTTCGGACCTGTATCACTTCGAAGCCGATCACCAGTTCAACGACGACTGGAGCGCGCACTTCGGTTACAGCTGGAACCGCGAAACCTATGACGCCAGCCAAGTGCGTGTCACCGCCATCGACACCAACAAAGGCACGTTGACCCGGAGCATGGACGGCACGCAAAACGCGATCAGCACCGACCGCTTCACCACCGCCAGCCTCGAAGGCAAAGTCAATGTGCTGGGCCTGCAGCACGACCTGGTGTTCGGCGTCGATGACGAGTACCGCAAAATCTACCGCGAAGACCTGATCCGGCAGAAAAGCCTGAGCACCTTCAGCTACGTCAATCCGGTGTATGGCCGCGAAGTGGCGGGTACGACTGTGAGCCCGGCGGACAGTGCGCAGACCGATCAACTGCGCAGCGATTCGGTGTTTGTGCAGGACTCGATTCACCTCACCGATCAGTGGATTCTGGTCGCCGGCGGGCGCTTCCAGGAGTACGACCAGTACGCCGGCAAAGGCGTGCCGTTCAAGGCCAACACCGACAGCAACGGGCAGAAATGGGTGCCGCGTGCCGGGCTGGTTTATCGCTACACCGATGAGTTGTCGTTCTACGGCAGCTACACCGAATCGTTCAAACCCAACTCGACCATTGCGCCGCTGAGCGGCAGCAGTGTGGTGCTCGATGGCAGCGTCGCGCCGGAGGAAGCCAAGTCGTGGGAAATCGGCGCGCGGCTGGAAATGCCTGGGCGCATCACCGGCAACGTCGCGCTGTTCGACATCAAGAAACGCAACGTACTGATCGCCAACTCCGAAGGCCCGACGACGATTTACAGCGCGGCCGGTGAAGTGCGTTCGCGAGGTCTGGAAGTCGATGTCAGCGGCCAGCTCAGCGACCGCTGGAGCCTGATCGGCAGCTACGCCTACACCGACGCCGAAGTCATCGAAGACCCGGATTACAAAGGCAAGAAACTGCAGAATGTCGCGAAGAACAGCGGTTCGCTGTCGGCGGTTTACGACTTCGGCAGCATCGTCGGTGGCGACCAATTGCGCGTCGGCGCGGGGGCGCGTTATGTCGGCGAGCGGGCGGGGAACGCGGTGAACGATTTCGACTTGCCGGGTTATACCGTGGCGGACGCGTTTGCCACTTACGACACCAAGGTTGAAGGGCAGAAGGTCAAGTTTCAGCTCAACGTGAAAAACCTGTTTGATCGCACTTATTACACCTCGGCAGCGAGCCGGTTTTTTGTGTCGATGGGTGATTCGCGGCAGGTGTCGCTCTCCAGCACATTGGAGTTTTGA
- a CDS encoding DUF3649 domain-containing protein has product MKGKISMLPVSYRLAVTSRVLAAVVGGYVVAALASVSLSLWLPMARAEAVVTGMMTSFLAYLVAVLWCFACRSAWQAWLGMLVPSVVLGAVSALAYWMGHS; this is encoded by the coding sequence ATGAAAGGCAAGATTTCCATGCTTCCCGTTTCCTACAGATTGGCCGTCACTTCGCGGGTTTTGGCGGCAGTGGTGGGCGGTTACGTCGTGGCCGCGCTGGCCAGTGTCAGCCTCAGCCTGTGGCTGCCGATGGCGCGCGCCGAAGCGGTGGTCACCGGGATGATGACGTCGTTTCTGGCTTATCTGGTCGCGGTGCTCTGGTGTTTTGCCTGTCGCAGCGCCTGGCAGGCATGGCTCGGCATGCTCGTGCCGAGCGTGGTACTGGGCGCAGTTTCGGCCTTGGCGTACTGGATGGGCCACTCATGA
- a CDS encoding helix-turn-helix domain-containing protein has translation MPALETLQVFQALNRSPNARLEHSAELGDGMAAALWSNHHDAQDYEAPSHHTLSCYIAGGTGTFRRDQPGTKGGPDKLCILPAEHQSGWVINGDIRLAHLYFSAEQFALGCVTLLDREPREVQLRECTFLDDPQQARRFRQMLTLNWNEPGERLLTSSLAHEMLSHALLSQVGMRQGLRLKGGLAAHQRRQLVELIDNQLAEPISLGQLAALCALSEYHFARMFRESFGLPPHQYVLARRMSRARELLRSTSHPLGEIALACGFASASHFTNRFRQMLGGTPGEYRLAFLR, from the coding sequence ATGCCCGCACTGGAAACCCTGCAAGTTTTTCAAGCCCTCAACCGCTCGCCGAATGCTCGTCTGGAGCATAGCGCCGAGCTCGGTGACGGCATGGCTGCAGCTTTGTGGAGCAATCATCACGACGCGCAGGATTACGAAGCGCCGAGCCACCACACCCTGTCCTGCTACATCGCCGGCGGCACCGGGACGTTTCGCCGCGACCAGCCCGGCACCAAGGGCGGCCCGGACAAGCTGTGCATTCTGCCGGCCGAGCACCAGTCGGGCTGGGTGATCAATGGTGATATCCGCCTCGCGCACCTGTATTTCAGCGCCGAACAATTTGCCCTCGGTTGCGTCACCTTGCTCGACCGCGAACCGCGCGAAGTGCAATTGCGCGAGTGCACTTTTCTCGACGATCCGCAGCAGGCGCGGCGCTTTCGGCAGATGCTGACGCTGAACTGGAACGAGCCCGGCGAACGGCTGCTGACCAGCAGCCTGGCGCATGAAATGCTCAGCCACGCGTTGCTCAGCCAGGTCGGCATGCGTCAGGGTTTGCGGCTCAAGGGCGGGCTTGCGGCGCATCAGCGGCGGCAATTGGTCGAGCTCATCGACAATCAATTGGCAGAGCCGATCAGCCTCGGGCAATTGGCGGCGTTGTGCGCGTTGTCGGAATACCACTTTGCGCGAATGTTCCGCGAAAGCTTTGGTTTGCCACCGCACCAGTACGTGTTGGCGCGGCGCATGAGCCGGGCGCGGGAATTGTTGCGCTCGACCTCGCATCCGCTGGGCGAGATTGCCCTGGCGTGCGGGTTTGCCAGCGCGAGCCATTTCACCAATCGGTTTCGCCAGATGTTGGGTGGGACGCCTGGGGAGTATCGGTTGGCGTTTTTGCGGTAG
- a CDS encoding sigma-70 family RNA polymerase sigma factor, translating into MSPANTVEILYHDHHNWLTGWLRRKLGCPRSAADLAQDTFIRVLTARETPQILEPRAFLTTIAKRVLFNHYRRQDLERAYLDALAQMPEGVAPSEEERAIILQTLIELDQLLDGLPRLVKRAFLLAQLDGLTYPQIAAELGISIATVKRHLNKAAMRCYFAL; encoded by the coding sequence TTGTCGCCAGCCAATACCGTCGAAATCCTCTATCACGACCATCACAACTGGCTCACCGGCTGGTTGCGGCGCAAGCTCGGCTGCCCGCGCAGTGCCGCCGATCTGGCGCAGGACACGTTCATCCGCGTACTCACCGCCCGCGAAACCCCGCAGATCCTCGAGCCGCGCGCCTTCCTGACCACCATTGCCAAACGCGTGTTGTTCAACCATTACCGTCGCCAGGATCTGGAACGCGCCTACCTTGATGCCTTGGCGCAGATGCCCGAAGGCGTCGCGCCGTCCGAGGAAGAGCGGGCGATCATCCTGCAAACGCTGATCGAGCTCGACCAGTTGCTCGACGGCTTGCCGCGTCTGGTCAAACGCGCTTTTCTGCTGGCGCAGCTCGATGGCCTGACCTATCCACAGATTGCCGCCGAGTTGGGGATTTCCATCGCCACGGTTAAACGGCACCTGAACAAAGCGGCGATGCGCTGCTATTTCGCTTTATGA